Proteins encoded together in one Salvelinus fontinalis isolate EN_2023a unplaced genomic scaffold, ASM2944872v1 scaffold_0538, whole genome shotgun sequence window:
- the LOC129846436 gene encoding prickle-like protein 1, which produces RPRVMNLERPVGVGVRGLDMEQRTGGKLGKLTLGFQRSSTSDDDSGCALEEYAWVPPGLRPEQVQQYFSCLPEDKVPYVNSPGEKHRIRQLLYQLPPHDNEVRYCHSLSEEEKRELHMFSVQRKREALGRGTPRMLPRALQHTLCEHAEQQSYKELLLPPDALPVGRAAIL; this is translated from the exons CGCCCGCGTGTGATGAACCTGGAGCGGCCGGTGGGTGTGGGTGTCCGGGGCCTGGATATGGAGCAGCGGACGGGGGGGAAGCTGGGGAAACTGACCCTGGGCTTCCAGAGGAGCTCTACGTCAGACGATGACTCAGGTTgtgccctggaggaatacgcctGGGTACCGCCTGGACTCAGACCTGAACAG GTACAgcagtatttctcctgtcttccgGAGGACAAGGTCCCCTACGTCAACAGTCCTGGAGAGAAACACAGGATCAGACAGCTGCTCTACCAGCTGCCGCCTCATGACAATGAG gtacGGTACTGCCACTCTCTcagtgaggaggagaagagggagctCCACATGTTCAGtgtccagagaaagagagaggctctGGGGAGAGGAACCCCCAGGATGCTCCCCCGAGCCCTGCAACACACCCTCTGTGAACAt GCAGAGCAGCAATCCTATAAAGAGCTGCTTCTCCCTCCTGATGCTCTTCCTGTAGGCAGAGCAGCAATCCTATAA